The Planococcus halocryophilus nucleotide sequence ACAGACAAAGGCCTTCATTATTCAAAAGCGATTTTGTTAACAGCAGGAGTCGGTGCATTCCAACCGCGTAAACTAGCAGTTGATGGGTGCGAAGCTTTTGAAGGGAAATCGCTTCATTACGGAGTAAAAGATTTAACGGTCTTCAGCGATAAGAAAGTGGTTGTTTTAGGTGGCGGTGATTCAGCAGTCGACTGGTCGATGATGCTTGAAAACGTCGCTTCGCATGTAACGTTAAGCCATCGCAGAGAGAAAATGACTGCACACGAAGCGAATATCGATGTTTTGATGGCATCAAAAGTAGAAGTAAAAAAACCTTTTGGCGTAAAAGAATTAGTCGGCGAAAACGGTCAAGTCCGTGAGCTTGTTCTAATTGACAAAGAAGGAAATGAAGAACGTCTTGAAGTAGACCATGTAATTTGCAACTATGGCAATATTACTTCCCTAGGTGCTATTAAAGAGTGGGGTCTTGAGATGGATAAAAACTCAGTCATCGTTAACTCTAAAATGGAAACAAGCATTCCGGGCATTTACGCTGCGGGAGACATTGCAACGTACGAAGGGAAAGTTAAACTGATCGCAGTAGGTTTTGGTGAAGCACCAACAGCTATCAACAACGCAAAATCTTACTTAGATCCAAAGTCAAAAGTTCAACCATTACACAGTACGAGCGTATTTAAATAAAACCAAAAAATCCGTTGCCTTCAATAGGCAACGGATTTTTTATTGTTTTTTAGAACTTTTAACAAGTGGATCTTGTGCAGCAACCTTAAGAAAGGACACACCCATTAAGAGGATAACAACTGAAAATGGCAAAGCCGCAATAATCAAGGCATTTTGAAAACCTTGCGTACCGCCTGTGTAAATGACGATAGCGGAAACCGAGGATTGAATAATACCCCACGTAATTTTAACGAGGTTAGGTGGGTTTAACATGCCTCCGGTTGTCTGCATGCCAAGTAAGAATGTTGCTGAATAGGCAGAAGTGATAAAGAAAATCGCGATAACAATCATTGTGATAAATGACAGCGAAGTTCCAAGTGGATAATGCTGCAGAACGCCAAAAGCCGCTGTTTCTATACTGTGTTCAGAAATTTTAGCGATGCCGTTTTGCTCAAGATTCAATGCAGACACGCCAAACACTGCGAAAAAGATAAAGCATACTAAAGAAGGAACCAATAAAACACCAAGCATAAACTCTTTAATGGTACGGCCGCGAGAAATACGGACGATAAAGATTCCGACAAACGAAGCCCAAGAAATCCACCAAGCCCAGTAAAATACGGTCCAGCCATTGATCCAAGTGCGTTGTTCTTCATTGACCGGTTCCAAATTAAAGCTCATGGAAAAGAAGTTTGTTAAATATCGTCCAATTGTATCGGGATATGAATTGGAAATATAAAGTGTAGGACCAACAATCAATAACAATAGGAGCAATACAAAAGCAAGAATCATATTGATGTTACTCAAATATTTTATCCCGCGTCCAATTACCTGACCATGCAGACCCGATGAAAAGAACGGTCGTGACCGCGAGAATTACCAATTGGAAGGCAAATGTATTGGGAGTGCCGAAAAGAAAGGACGAGCCTTCGTTTATTTGTGCAGATCCAAATCCAAGTGTTGAAGCAACACCGATAATAGTCGCAAAGACTGCTAACGTATCAATCAGTTTTCCTAATGGACCCGCCATTAACTTTTTGCCGAATAAAGGAATAAGTGTAGCACTAATCAAACCCGGTGCATCGTTGTGAAATTTAAAATAAGCTAAAACTAATGCGACAATGCCGTAAATTGCTCAAGCGTGTAAGCCCAGTGAAAAAAAGAGAATTGGATTGCTTCTTGAATCGCTTGATCTGATCCGAGCTCAGACTTGAGAGCTTTGATGAAAGCATGAGAGATTGGTTCAGCGGTTGTCCAAAAAACTAACCCCATGCCCACTCAAGCGCTAAATAACATCGCAAACCAAGAGATAAGAGAAAACTCTGGCTCGTCGCTAGGTTTACCTAACTTCAAATTCAAAAATCCAGAAAAGATCAAATATACGCAGACAACCAAAATTAAGAATACGGTTTAAAGATAGTACCAACCAAATGTACTTGAAATAGCAGAGGTCCATTCGCAAGTTTGCAAGTTAAAACCTTCTGGCGAAGCGAGACCCCAAGCGAGCATGCCTAAACAAAGTAATAATGAAGTCCAAAAAAAAATCGTCACATTCTTCAACAATCTCTCTCCTTTTCGTTTCTTTCATGTTTACTGATTTCTGGGAGTTAAACGGTTTACTGTCGATTTTTTGAATTTTTCTACACGTTATCAGTTTTATTACATTTTGTAATAAAGTGAAATTTTGTGTCATGAAATTGTTATGTTTTATCTGTCGTTTTGAAATGTTCTTGACATGTCGAGGTGTTATGATCGTTCCTGTTAGTGAAAAGGAGGAATT carries:
- a CDS encoding NAD(P)/FAD-dependent oxidoreductase encodes the protein MEEREVFDITIIGGGPTGLFASFYGGMRKMKVKIIDSLPQLGGQLTELYPDKFIYDIGGFPKVLAKDLVDNLVQQAKYGDPEICLEETVTAAERHGDHFVIQTDKGLHYSKAILLTAGVGAFQPRKLAVDGCEAFEGKSLHYGVKDLTVFSDKKVVVLGGGDSAVDWSMMLENVASHVTLSHRREKMTAHEANIDVLMASKVEVKKPFGVKELVGENGQVRELVLIDKEGNEERLEVDHVICNYGNITSLGAIKEWGLEMDKNSVIVNSKMETSIPGIYAAGDIATYEGKVKLIAVGFGEAPTAINNAKSYLDPKSKVQPLHSTSVFK